TGGCGCGCGCTGCAGAATCTCGGCGGGATCGGCAACGTGACCGTGGTGCCGCCGTCGCGCGGCGCGGTGGATCCGACCGCCGGCGTGCGCGCGTTCGACACGGGGCCCGGCGTCGCGGTGATCGACGCGGTCGCGCGCCGCGTGCGCCCGCAGCTGCCGTACGACGTCGACGGCCAGCTCGCGCGCGCCGGCACGCCGGTGGCCGCGGTCGTGGACGCGCTGCTCGCGGAGCCGTACTTCGCCGCGCCGCCGCCCAAGTCCACCGGACGCGAGCTGTTCAGCGCCGCGTACACCGCGCGCCTGATCGACGACTGCCGCGCCGCGCGGCCGACTGCGACCGACGAGGACCTCGTCGCGACGGCGGTGTCGCTGACCGCGCGCAGCGTCGCCGACGCCTATCGACGCTTCCTGCCCGAGCCGGTGCGCGAGGTGCTGCTCTCGGGCGGCGGCGCGCGCAACCCGGTGCTCGTCGAGTCGATCGCGCGCGAGCTGGCGGCGCGCGCGGACGCGCCCGCGGTGCGCGCGTTCGACGCCGTCTTCTTCGACGGCGAGGCGAAGGAGGCCGTGGCGTTCGCGCTGCTCGGCTTCCTGCACGTGGAGCGGCGCCCGGGCAACGTCCCCGGCGCCACCGGCGCGCGCGGGCCGCGCGTGCTCGGCAAGCTCACCCCGGCCGGCTGACGCGACGTGAGCGAGACCGCACGCCTCCTGATCCCCGCCGTCGTCGCGGACCCCAACGGCCGCTTCGAGAGCGCGCGTCCCGCGATCGCGGAGGCGCTGGCGCTGGGCGTCGGCGGATTCGCGCTGTACGGCGGCGAGCAGGACGCCGTGCGCGCGCTGACGCGCGAGCTGCAGCAGAAGTCGCGCGTGCCGCTGCTGGTGGGCGCCGACATGGAGCGCGGCGCGGGGCAGCAGTTCGGCGGTGCGACGGGGCTGCCGCCGCTCGCCGCCATCGCGGCGCTCGACGACATGGAGGCGCTGCGCCGCGCCGCGCGCCTGACCGCGCGCGAGGCGCGCACGATGGGCGTGAACTGGACGTTCGGCCCCGTCTGCGACCTCGACCTCGAGCCGGACAATCCCGTCCTCGGCACGCGCGTGCTGGGGAGCGATCCGGAGCGCGTGGGGCGTCTCGCCGTCGCGTGGATCGAGGCGTGCCAGGCCGAGGGCGTGGTCGCGTGCGCGAAGCACTTCCCGGGACACGGCCGCACGACCGTCGATCCGCACCGCGCGCTGCCGGTCGTGAGCACCGACCGCGACACGCTGCACGCCACCGACCTCGCGCCGTTCCGCGCCGTGATCCAGGCCGGCGTCGCGTCGATGATGGCGGCGCACGTGTCGTATCCGTCGCTCGATCCGAGCGGGCTGCCGGCGACGCTGTCGCGCGAGCTGCTGACGTGGCTCCTGCGGCAGCAGATGCGCTACGACGGCCTGCTGGTCGCCGACGGGCTGCAGATGGGCGCCGTGATGCAGGTCGCCGGCAGCGAGGGCGACGCGGCCGTGCGCGCGATCTCCGCGGGGTGCGACGTGCTGCTGGCGCCGCGCGACCTCGCGGGCACCGCCGCCGCGCTGGAGCGCGCGCTCGCCGACCGCGTGCTCGATCCCGTGCGCGTGCAGCAGAGCGTGCGCCGCCGGCTCAAGTGGGCGCAGTGGGCCGCGCCGCCGAACGACTGGCGCCGGCCCATCGCCGCCGACGCCGCCTGGGGCGCGCAGCTCGCCGACCGGGTCGTGCACGTCGCGCGCGGCGCCGAGCCGCGCATCGGCGGCGCGATGGAGCTGGTGGTCGTGGACGACGACGCGCTGGTGGCGACCGACGGCGTGCCCGCGAGCGCGAGCCGGCTGCCGAGCCGCGAGCCGCTGGCCGAGGCGCTGCGGCGCGCAGGCGTCGAGGTGCGCGCCGCGGACGCGGACGCGGGCGCGGGTGCGGGCACGACGGCGCGCGTGGTCGCGCTGTTCGGCGAGGTGCGGCCGTGGAAGGGGCGCGCGGGCTACGCGCCCGAGTCGCTCGCGGCCGTGCGCGCGGCATGCGACGAGGCGCGGGCGGCCGGCCGGCAGGTCATCGTGCTGCAGTTCGACCATCCGCGCCTCGTCGGGACGATCCCGGGCGACGCGCCGGTGGTGTGCGGCTGGTCCGGCGACCGCGCGATGCAGCAGGCGGTCGCGCGCTGGCTGCTGGCGCGGCGCGGCTAGCGCGCCGCGGGCGGGGCGCTCAGGGCTTCAGCAGCCGCCAGGCGAGCAGCGCGGCCAGCACCACGGCCAGCAGCGCGAGCCCCGCGTAGACGACCTTCGCGCGGTCCTGCCGCTCGGCCAGGTCCACGGGCGGCACGGCGGGCGCCACCGGCGCGGGCGTGGGCGGCACGACGGCCGGCATCTCGAGCGACTTGGGGCGGTCGGGCATCCGCCCCACCACGGGCGACAGCGGCGTCTCCGGCGTTGGCGTGCCGATCGGGAAGCGCTGGTGCCCCACGGCGTCCTGGACCGACGCATCGGCCAGCCCGTCGCCGTCGAAGCGGGCCGCGACGACGGTGATGTTGTCCGGGCCGCCCGTCGCGTTGGCGCGCGCGATCAGCTCGCGGCAGAGCGCCGCGAGGTCGGGCGCCTGCGTGGTCGCGTCGGCCAGCTCGGGCGTGCGCACCTGGCCCGAGAGCCCGTCGCTGCAGAGGAGCAGCAGGTCGCCGCGGCGGATGGGCTGGTGCGTGAGGTCGACCTTCACGCTCGCCTCGGGCCCCAGGGCCTGAAGGATGATGTTGCGGCGCACGCTCGTCTCGGCCTGCTCGGGCGTGATCTCGCCGGCCTCCACCAGCTTCTGCATCAGCGACTGGTCCTTCGTCAGCTGCTGCATCACGCCGTCGCGGAGCAGGTACGCGCGGCTGTCGCCGACCTGCGCCAGGAAGAGCGTGTCGCCGTAGAGCGCCGCGGCCGTCAGCGTCGTGCCCATGCCGCGCAGCTCCGCGTGCTTGGCCGCGTGCTGGTGGATGGCCGAGTTGGCCGAGAGCACCGCGTCGCGGAGCGCGATCGCGAAGTCCTCCGCGCTCTCGCCGGCCTCGGGGAGGCGCACGCGCATGGCGTCGAAGACGGCCCGCGCGCCCATGCGGCTGGCGATCTCGCCGGCGGCCGCGCCGCCCAGCCCGTCCGCCACCAGGAAGAGCAGCCCCGGCCCGCTCGGCTCGATCTCGCGGACGCGCACGTCCTGCGTCCCGCTGATGGCCGCCGCGTCGTCGAGGAAGGTCAGCGGCTCGGGCTGGCCCAGGTCGCCCACGAGGAACGCGTCCTCGTTGTGCTCGCGGGTGCGGCCGACGTCGGTCAGCGCGCACACCTGCACGGAGACGACGCCGTCGCGCATGCGAGCCTCGGACGCGCGCGTCTCGTCGGGGGCCTGCTCGGCCTCCGGCAGCGAGGAGTGGGGAAGACCGGTGCTCACGCGTCCGGTCGGCTGGGAGTCGGCTGCATGAGCCCACTACGGCAGAGACGCGCCGAGGTTCCGCGGCTGCGTGGGAGAGCGCGCGGCCCGTGAGCGGGACGCGGCTCGCCCCTCCGGGAGATCCCGGAGGCACGCGGGGCGGCGGGGCGGCGGACGTCGAACGATGCCATGCGTGGTCGAAGGTAGAGACCCGCCGAAGGGGAGGCAATCAGTCGCGACGCTCGGGTGTGCGCCCCTTCGCCGCGTTCACGGCCGCCGAGTACCTTCCGCCGATGATCCGCCGCCCCGCTCGCGCCCGCCACGTGGCCCTCCACGTGGCCCTGCCGCTGCTCGCTCTGCTCGCCGCCTGCGCGCCCGGACGGGGCGCCGCGCCCGGCGCCACGCCCGCCCCCGATGCCGGTCCCCTGGGCCTGCCGCCCATTCCGGCCGTGACCGGACGGCCGCTCGACATCCGTGTCGTGTCGCCGGGCGCGCAGGCGTCGGTCGGGCCGCGCGACTCGACGTTCATCTTCGGGTCGGTCGGCAGCGGCGACGCGACGCTGACGATCAACGGCGCGACCGTTCCCGTTGCTCCCAACGGCGCCTTCCTCGCCTTCCTCCCCGTGCCGCCGGCCGCCGCGCCGCGCTACGAGCTGGTGGCGACGCGCGGCGCCGAGTCGGCGCGCCGGACGGTGCCGGTGCGCGTGCCCGCTCGCCGCATCCTCGCGGCGACCGGCCGCCTGGCGGTCGACAGCGGCAGCGTGAGCCCGGCGGGGCGCAGCGTCCTCCGCGCCGACGAGCCGGTGCGCGTGACGGTGCGCGCGCCGCGCAACGCCACGGCGTGGCTCGCGCTCGACGGCGATCGGCGCGTGCCGCTCGTCGACGCGGCGGCCGCGCGCGGCAGTGTCGGCGCGACGGGCGACGACGCGGCGACGACCTGGGTGACCGAGGTGCCGGCGCGTGCGCTCGCGCAGGCGCCCGAGGCGCGCGTGCTGATCGCGCGCGACGCGGACACGGTGCGGCTGCGCGTGGGACGGATCTCCGTCGCGGACTCGACTGCGCTCGCGCGCGACTGGGTGCAGCTCGGGCGCGTGACGGCGGTCCCCGACACCGACCGCGTGGTCGTCGGCCGCCCGACGCCCGACGGCACGTACAAGTGGTTCTTCGCGCCCGGCACGCCCGTCGAGCGCACGGGCATGCAGGGCGGCATGACGCGCGTGCGGCTCGACCAGCAGCTCGAGGTGTGGGTCGACAGCAGCGAGGTCATCGCGCTGCCCGCGGGCTGGTCGCCGCCGCGGCGCGTCGCCGGTGGCGCGCGCGTCGCGCCGGCCGCGGAGTGGGTGGACTTCCTGGTCCCGCTGGCCGAGCGGCCGCCGTACCAGATCGTCGAGCGCGGGCGCGAGATCGACCTCGTGCTGTACGGCACGACGCTGTCGCCCGACATCCTCCCGCTCTGGGGCACGGCGACGGACTCGCTCGTGCGGCAGGTCGTCTGGGAGCAGGAAGCGACCGACCGCGTCCGCGTGACGCTGCGGCTGTCGGAGGATCCGTTCGGCTACCTGGCGATGTGGGATCCCGCGCGCGGCTTCGTGCTGCGCGTGCGGCGCACGCCCGCGGTCGATCCCGCGCGTCCGCTGCGGGGCATGCGGATCGTCGTCGACGCCGGCCATCCGCCGGGCGGCGCCACGGGCCCGACCGGATTGTGGGAGCCGGTCGCGGTGCTGCCCGTGGCGGAGCGCGTGCGCGACCTCCTGCAGCAGCGCGGCGCGACGGTCGTCATGACGCGCACGACGGCCGACCCGGTGCCGCTCGGCGACCGCGGGATCATGGCGCGCCGCGCGAACGGCCACGCGTTCGTGTCGATCCACCTCAACGCCTTCCCCGACGGCGTGAACCCGTACGCGAACGCGGGCACGAGCACGCTGTTCTTCCACCAGCACTCCGAGCCGCTCGCGCGGCTGGTGCAGCGCGAGATGGTGCGCCGCTTCCGCGTGCGCGACATCGGCATCCACTACCAGAACCTCGCCGTCGCGCGTCCGCCGTGGATGCCCGCGATCCTGACCGAGGGGCTCTTCCTGATGTTCCCGGAGCAGGAGGCGTCGCTGCGGTCGCCGGAAGGGCGCGAGCTGTATGCGCGCGCCGTGGCTGACGGAGTGGAGGAGTACTTCCGCGGGTTGGCGAAGCGGCAGGCGCCGTGAGCGCGACGCTCGGACGACTCGCTCGCACGATCCTCATCGCGAGCCTCGCGCTCGGCGCGCGCGACGTCGCCGGCCAGGGCATCGACCCGCGCGGTGACTGGCGCACCCTCTCCACCACGCACTTCCTCGTCCACTTCCGCGCCGAGCACGAGACGCAGGGCCGGCGCGCGGCGGCGGACGCGGAGCGCGCGTGGGCGCGGCTGGCGGCCGAGCTGACGCCGCCGCGCGGGCCCGTCGATCTCGTCGTCGCCGACAACGTCGACTTCAGCAACGGCTACGCGAACACGTTTCCGTCGAACCGGATCGTCGTCTACGCGCAGCCGCCCGTGGACGTCTCGTCGCTCCGCTTCTACGACGACTGGAGCGCGCTGCTCATCACCCACGAGCTGACGCACGTCTTCCACCTGGACCGCTCGCGCGGCGTGTGGCGCGGGCTCCAGCGCGTGTTCGGGCGGAACCCCGCGCTCTTCCCCAACGCGTACGCGCCGTCGTGGCTGACGGAGGGCCTCGCGGTCTACTTCGAGTCGAAGATCACCGGCGCGGGCCGCATCGTCGGCAGCGAGCACCGGCTGCTGGCGCGCACCGCGGCGGCCGAGTCGCGCCTGCCGCGCCTCGACCAGCTGAGCCTCGAGAGCTCGGTGTTCCCGGGCGGGTCGCAGGCGTACGTGCACGGCTCGCTCGTGGTGGACTACGTCGCGCGCCACGGCCCGCCCGACGGCATGCGCCGCTTCGTCGAGCGCACGAGCGGCATGCTGATCCCATACCGCCTGAACCACGCGTCGCGGCTCGGATTCGGGATGTCGTTCGAGCGCGGGTGGCAGCGGTGGCGCGACTCGCTGAGCGCGCAGCTGCGCGCCGACTCCTCGGGCAGTGCGACGCGCGACGCGTCGTGGCGGCTGCTGACGCGCGAGGGATGGTACGCGGCGTACCCGCGCTGGCAGGACGCGCGTACGATCGTCTACGCCGCGAGCGAGGGGCGCGCGGTGGCGGGCGAGTACCGCGTGACGCTCGGCGGCGCGCGCGAGCGGCTGGGGCGGCGCAACGCGCTCTCGCCGAACGTCCTGCTGGCGGCGGGACCGTTCGCGGGGGGGACGCTCTTCTCGCAGCTGGAGTACGCGGACCCGTTCACCGTGCGCGGCGACCTCTGGGTGCAGACCGGGCGCACGATCGACTTCGGCGCGGCGTCGCGCGGACAGCGGCGGCTGACGCACGGCCAGCGGCTGTCGCATCCGGACGCGCGCGCGCGCGACGGCGCGATCGTCGCCGTGCAGAACGTGGCGGGCACGACGCGGCTCGTGCGCGTCAGCGCGGACGGCTCGACCGTCGCGGCGCTGACGCTCGCGGCGGCGGACACGCAGTGGGCCGAGCCGCGCTGGTCGCCCGACGGCGCGCTCGTCGCGGCGGTGCGGCTGACGCGCGGCGGACGATCGGCCGTCGTGGTGCTCGACACGACCGGGCTCACGCGCCACGTGCTAAGCGACGAGCGCGCGGTCGTCTCCGCGCCATCGTGGGCGACCGACGGGCGCACGATCGTCTGGTCGTCCGACCGCAGCGGCACGCCGCAGCCCTACGCCGCGACGCTCGACGACGCGCGCCCGCGCCGCGTGGACGTGACCGCGCTCGGCGTCACGCAGCCCGTCCCGTCGCCCGAGGGCGGTCGACTGGCCGCGATGCTGCTGCGCGCCGACGGGCTGCACCTCGCGGTGCGGGAGATCGGGCGCGATACGGCCGACGACGCGGCGCTCTCCGCGCCGGCGTTCGCGCAGACGTCCACCGTCGGCGACGTCGCCGCGGCGCCCGGCGCAACGCGCGCGTACCGCGCATGGCGCTCGCTGCTGCCGCGCTACTGGACGCCGCTCGGCGCGCAGGCCGACGGCGGCGGCACGCTGCTCGGCGCCGCGACGAGCGGGCAGGACGTGCTCGGGCGCCACTCGTACGACGCGTCGCTCAGCATGAACGTCGAGACGCGCGATCTCGAGGGCGACGTCTCGTACCGGCTGGTGCGCGCCGCGCGGCCGTACGTCGACCTCTTCGCGACGCAGGGCTGGCAGTACGACACGCTGGCCGTGCAGCGCAGCAGCGGCGCGCGCGAGGAGCGCCCGCTCGACCGCCGCACGCGGCAGGTCGGCGCGAGCCTCGTGTTCGCGCGCCCGCGCTACCGCACCAGCTCCTCGCTCTCCGTCGGCGCGTTCTGGGAGACGCGCGCGTATCGCTCGACGCTGCCGGCGCTCGCCGCGTTCGCGGACTCGGTGATCGGCGCGTCCTTCCCGACGCTCGGCGTCAGCGGCGCGTGGACCAACGCGCGCCGCCCGCTCCTCAGCATCTCGCCGGAGGACGGCGTCGCGCTGTCGTTCAGCGCGCAGCAGCGCTGGCAGGATGGCGCGGGCATCGCGTCGGGCGCGTCGCGCCGCGCGGTCGGCGTCGCGCGCGCGTACCGCTCGCTCGACCTGCCGGGCTTCTCGCACCACGTGATCGCCGTGCGCGCCGCCGGTGGCGTGACGGACCGGCGCACCGCGACCGAGTTCTCGGCGGGTGGCGTGAGCGGGAGCAGCGCGGTGCTCCTGCCCGGCGTCTCGGTGGGCGATCCGGCGCGCACGTTCGGCGCGCGCGGCTTTCCCGCGGGCGCGCAGCGCGGCCTGCGCGCGGCCGCCGCGTCGGTGGAGTACCGCGCGCCGCTGCTGCTCCCCGCGCGCGGGCTGGCGCTGCTGCCCGCCTTCCTCGACCGCGTGTCGGTGAGCGCCTTCGCCGACGCGGCGACCGCGTGGTGCCCCGCCGATGTCGATCGCGCCGAGCAGACGCTGTGTCGCCGCACGTCGAGCGGGGCGCCGAACCTGGTCGTGTCGCCCGACGCGCCACGCTGGCTCACGTCCGTGGGCGCGGAGCTCAACCTCGACGCGGCGCTGCAGTACGACCAGGGCTACCGGCTGCGCGTGGGCGCCGCCGCGCCGGTGCGCGAGACCGAGCGCGCGTCCAACCGCGTGACGGTGTACGGAACGCTCGGCCTCTCCTTCTGACGGATGGTGCGCGCATGATCGACCCTGCTGCGTTCGTCCACCCCCTCGCCTTCGTCTGCGGCGACGTCACTCTGCATGACGGCGCGAGCGTGTGGCCGTACGCGGTGCTCCGCGGCGACAACGAGCGGATCGTCGTGGGGGAGGGGAGCAACGTGCAGGACGGCGCCGTGCTGCACGCGGATCCCGGGCTGCCGTGCGTGCTCGGCGCGCGCGTGACCGTCGGGCACCGCGCGGTGGTGCACGGCGCCACCGTGGAGGACGACGTCCTCGTGGGCATGGGCGCGCTCGTGCTGAACGGCGCGGTGCTCGGCGCCGGGAGCCTCGTCGCGGCGGGCGCCGTGGTGCGCGAGGGGATGGCCGTGCCGCCCGGCTCACTCGTGGCGGGCGTGCCCGCGCGGCTGATGCGCGCGACGACCGACGAGGAGCGTGCGCGCATCCGCCGGACGGCGGAGGCGTACCTGCGGCTCCAGGCGCGGCACCGCGCGGGCGAGTTCCCGGCGCATCCTCCGACGCCTGGTCCGACGCCGTAGCCGGCGCCCGGCCAGCGCGCCGCCAGCGTCACGCCGCCATGCGCGCGGCGCTCATGGCGAGGGAGTGACGCGCGGTCTGCGGGGTATCAGGAGTGGCAGCGCGACGGAGGCGCGGGCCACGAATGTCCCGCGACGCACGTTTGTCGTGGCCCGCTCCATGCCATTCGTGCAAGCGAGCAAGTCGGACCGGAAGCGCGTGGGTGTGGCGCTCCCGTCCGACGTCGGACAGGTCGCCGAAGGTGCCCAATTCCACGGTCGCCGCACACATGCTTACGCGTTGTCCCATCGACGTTTACGACCTGTCCTGCCGGACTGGCGCGGGGTGGCAGTACCCGCGTCCGTCGCGGAGGGCGGGACGGGAACGAATGGGTGGCCGCGGGAGACATTGTGCGTGCGAGCAAGCACCTGTAGGTTGCCCCTCCCCTCCACTCGCAGGCCCCCGCCACCGTCGACTCCGTCCGGTGGTGTGAGACCTCAGTCCCGCCCCGAACGCCCCCCCGTTCCGGGCACGTCGTCCGCGTCGAAGGAGCCCTTCATGCCTCTGTCGTCCACGCCCCCGTCGGTCCCGGCCGAGCTGTCGCAGAACGCGCGCACCGTTCTCGAGAAGCGCTATCTGGTCAAGGACCGGTCGGGCAAGCCCACCGAGCGCCCGGAAGACATGTTCTGGCGCGTCGCCACGGTGGTCGCCGAGGCCGACCGGCGCTACGGCGCGTCGGACGCGCAGACGCAGGCGCTGGCGGAGGAGTTCTACGCGCTGATGACGCAGCGCCGCTTCGAGCCGAACTCGCCGACGCTGATGAACGCGGGCCGCCCGCTGGGCCAGCTCTCCGCGTGCTTCGTGCTGCCGGTCGAGGACGCGCTCTCGAACGGGC
This region of Roseisolibacter agri genomic DNA includes:
- a CDS encoding N-acetylmuramoyl-L-alanine amidase; amino-acid sequence: MALHVALPLLALLAACAPGRGAAPGATPAPDAGPLGLPPIPAVTGRPLDIRVVSPGAQASVGPRDSTFIFGSVGSGDATLTINGATVPVAPNGAFLAFLPVPPAAAPRYELVATRGAESARRTVPVRVPARRILAATGRLAVDSGSVSPAGRSVLRADEPVRVTVRAPRNATAWLALDGDRRVPLVDAAAARGSVGATGDDAATTWVTEVPARALAQAPEARVLIARDADTVRLRVGRISVADSTALARDWVQLGRVTAVPDTDRVVVGRPTPDGTYKWFFAPGTPVERTGMQGGMTRVRLDQQLEVWVDSSEVIALPAGWSPPRRVAGGARVAPAAEWVDFLVPLAERPPYQIVERGREIDLVLYGTTLSPDILPLWGTATDSLVRQVVWEQEATDRVRVTLRLSEDPFGYLAMWDPARGFVLRVRRTPAVDPARPLRGMRIVVDAGHPPGGATGPTGLWEPVAVLPVAERVRDLLQQRGATVVMTRTTADPVPLGDRGIMARRANGHAFVSIHLNAFPDGVNPYANAGTSTLFFHQHSEPLARLVQREMVRRFRVRDIGIHYQNLAVARPPWMPAILTEGLFLMFPEQEASLRSPEGRELYARAVADGVEEYFRGLAKRQAP
- a CDS encoding PP2C family protein-serine/threonine phosphatase, with protein sequence MSTGLPHSSLPEAEQAPDETRASEARMRDGVVSVQVCALTDVGRTREHNEDAFLVGDLGQPEPLTFLDDAAAISGTQDVRVREIEPSGPGLLFLVADGLGGAAAGEIASRMGARAVFDAMRVRLPEAGESAEDFAIALRDAVLSANSAIHQHAAKHAELRGMGTTLTAAALYGDTLFLAQVGDSRAYLLRDGVMQQLTKDQSLMQKLVEAGEITPEQAETSVRRNIILQALGPEASVKVDLTHQPIRRGDLLLLCSDGLSGQVRTPELADATTQAPDLAALCRELIARANATGGPDNITVVAARFDGDGLADASVQDAVGHQRFPIGTPTPETPLSPVVGRMPDRPKSLEMPAVVPPTPAPVAPAVPPVDLAERQDRAKVVYAGLALLAVVLAALLAWRLLKP
- a CDS encoding glycoside hydrolase family 3 protein; its protein translation is MSETARLLIPAVVADPNGRFESARPAIAEALALGVGGFALYGGEQDAVRALTRELQQKSRVPLLVGADMERGAGQQFGGATGLPPLAAIAALDDMEALRRAARLTAREARTMGVNWTFGPVCDLDLEPDNPVLGTRVLGSDPERVGRLAVAWIEACQAEGVVACAKHFPGHGRTTVDPHRALPVVSTDRDTLHATDLAPFRAVIQAGVASMMAAHVSYPSLDPSGLPATLSRELLTWLLRQQMRYDGLLVADGLQMGAVMQVAGSEGDAAVRAISAGCDVLLAPRDLAGTAAALERALADRVLDPVRVQQSVRRRLKWAQWAAPPNDWRRPIAADAAWGAQLADRVVHVARGAEPRIGGAMELVVVDDDALVATDGVPASASRLPSREPLAEALRRAGVEVRAADADAGAGAGTTARVVALFGEVRPWKGRAGYAPESLAAVRAACDEARAAGRQVIVLQFDHPRLVGTIPGDAPVVCGWSGDRAMQQAVARWLLARRG
- a CDS encoding gamma carbonic anhydrase family protein, yielding MIDPAAFVHPLAFVCGDVTLHDGASVWPYAVLRGDNERIVVGEGSNVQDGAVLHADPGLPCVLGARVTVGHRAVVHGATVEDDVLVGMGALVLNGAVLGAGSLVAAGAVVREGMAVPPGSLVAGVPARLMRATTDEERARIRRTAEAYLRLQARHRAGEFPAHPPTPGPTP
- a CDS encoding anhydro-N-acetylmuramic acid kinase, with product MSAARGPDVYVGLMSGTSTDGISAAAARFLPDGDVLGVELLGFVQQPYDASQRARLLAAMESGSARDYCMLGADLGGWLADAAAALLAESGVARADVRAVCSHGQTLWHEPGHSTWQAGESAVIAERLGVDVVSDFRVRDVAAGGQGAPLVPIADALLFAAPEHWRALQNLGGIGNVTVVPPSRGAVDPTAGVRAFDTGPGVAVIDAVARRVRPQLPYDVDGQLARAGTPVAAVVDALLAEPYFAAPPPKSTGRELFSAAYTARLIDDCRAARPTATDEDLVATAVSLTARSVADAYRRFLPEPVREVLLSGGGARNPVLVESIARELAARADAPAVRAFDAVFFDGEAKEAVAFALLGFLHVERRPGNVPGATGARGPRVLGKLTPAG